In one Nicotiana tomentosiformis chromosome 6, ASM39032v3, whole genome shotgun sequence genomic region, the following are encoded:
- the LOC104088616 gene encoding protein ARABIDILLO 2 — translation MAQSGRKTERLCINWERAFDLYLNAIACDNEVLWVQATSKLAKLSKHAPEDLLARTVPILVELLRRIPSTDLSPSIQEAAAQCLKSVACQGEGRLAVLIGESGAIPSILSLLTHSDGSLRRALLKCLRNIVTFAADNRVIVATHGGLQIILNLLNTCSDDLKRYLLEILSALALLREVRRTILISGGVGFLVESARCGSMVSRYRAAQAIGLLGLVKRARRTLVDSGIFSVLLELVQVGDTSTKLVAANALGMISSHVDYIRPLANAGAIPLYAELLQGTEPMGKEIAEDVFCILALVEENAVAIVEHLVRILRGDNVEAKAASADVLWDLAAYKHLPSVVRDSGAIPVLVQLLEDQNTDVREKVSGAIAQLSYNEADRAALTNSGAIPRLVDMLQDESEEMRDNAAEALVNFSEDPSLGDRISDVLNSPSFQNMQERLTQIRASDAHLASSLRHMSFEQLTVDPALI, via the coding sequence ATGGCACAGTCAGGTAGAAAAACTGAAAGGCTTTGCATAAACTGGGAACGAGCATTTGATCTTTATTTAAACGCAATCGCATGTGACAATGAGGTTTTATGGGTCCAAGCTACAAGTAAGCTTGCCAAATTGTCGAAACACGCGCCTGAGGATCTATTAGCACGCACAGTTCCTATCCTTGTAGAGCTTCTTAGAAGAATCCCTTCCACTGATCTGAGTCCTTCAATTCAGGAAGCCGCTGCTCAGTGCTTGAAAAGTGTTGCTTGTCAAGGGGAAGGGAGATTGGCTGTACTTATTGGTGAATCAGGTGCCATCCCTTCTATTTTGAGTTTATTAACGCATTCTGATGGGAGTTTGCGAAGGGCTTTATTGAAATGCCTTAGAAATATTGTCACATTCGCTGCTGATAATCGTGTGATTGTAGCTACACATGGTGGGCTGCAAATCATTCTCAATTTGTTGAATACCTGCTCGGATGATCTAAAGCGATACTTGCTAGAAATTTTGAGTGCATTGGCTCTTCTGAGAGAGGTTAGGAGGACCATTTTGATTTCAGGGGGCGTTGGTTTTCTTGTTGAATCTGCCAGATGTGGCAGCATGGTATCTAGATATAGAGCTGCTCAGGCAATTGGGTTGCTTGGATTGGTTAAGAGAGCAAGGCGCACGCTTGTTGACTCGGGCATATTTTCGGTGCTTTTAGAACTAGTTCAGGTTGGGGATACTTCCACCAAACTCGTAGCTGCCAATGCACTTGGTATGATCTCATCTCATGTTGATTACATTAGACCACTTGCTAATGCTGGAGCAATTCCTTTGTACGCTGAGCTTCTGCAAGGAACTGAACCCATGGGTAAGGAGATTGCGGAGGATGTATTTTGCATTCTAgcattggtagaggagaatgctGTAGCAATTGTTGAACACTTGGTTAGAATTCTTAGAGGAGACAATGTCGAAGCTAAAGCTGCGTCTGCTGATGTATTGTGGGATCTCGCAGCTTACAAGCATTTACCGTCTGTTGTGCGGGATTCTGGTGCAATTCCTGTTCTGGTTCAGCTGTTGGAAGATCAAAACACTGATGTGAGGGAGAAGGTTTCTGGAGCTATCGCCCAGTTGAGTTACAATGAAGCAGATAGAGCTGCTCTTACAAATTCTGGAGCTATTCCGCGATTAGTAGATATGTTGCAGGACGAGTCGGAGGAAATGAGAGATAATGCTGCGGAAGCTCTTGTCAATTTCTCAGAGGACCCATCACTGGGTGATAGAATATCAGATGTGTTAAATAGTCCTTCATTCCAGAATATGCAAGAAAGACTGACGCAAATTCGTGCTTCAGATGCTCATTTGGCTTCATCCCTTAGACATATGAGCTTTGAGCAATTAACTGTGGACCCTGCTCTTATCTGA
- the LOC104113330 gene encoding DNA-dependent metalloprotease WSS1, which produces MNLGDLNKVWEIKALKRKPKHEEATKILERIAKQVQPIMRKHNWRVKLLSEFCPKRPALLGLNVGAGIHVKLRLRRPNNDEQFYPYNEVLDTMLHELCHNTHGPHNASFYKLWDEIRKECEDLMTKGINGTGEGFDLPGRRLGGLFPQPSMSSLRQTAAAAAENRAHLKSLLPSGPRRLGGDRSIKSALTPIQAAAMAAERRLQDNIWCGSESCDLSDIDEKSDSLPVPLPPRHTSDRPETPNGFDALSSMVTSRKRSRESNSISSSRSLHGTKPLPNHDKEIARKVGQAEGTSHTVPSRGYPESFVDSSGNASTSTSMHVHDDLHGPKESMMWECLMCTLLNPPLAPVCKLCQNQKPKDVDDRNRMWSCKLCTLDNSLKSDHCTACGEWRYSHGPPIATPTPNLGT; this is translated from the exons ATGAACTTGGGGGATCTAAACAAGGTATGGGAAATCAAAGCTCTGAAGAGAAAGCCCAAACATGAAGAGGCCACCAAGATTCTTGAGAGAATTGCTAAACAGGTTCAGCCTATTATGCGTAAGCATAATTGGAGAGTCAAACTTCTATCTGAATTctg CCCTAAAAGACCAGCGCTATTGGGGTTAAATGTAGGGGCGGGTATACATGTAAAGCTGAGGCTTCGAAGGCCCAACAATGATGAACAATTTTACCCATACAATGAAGTTCTGGATACTATGCTTCATGAGCTTTGCCATAACACTCATGGTCCGCACAATGCCAGTTTCTACAAGCTCTGGGATGAAATTAGAAAG GAATGTGAAGATTTAATGACTAAAGGGATAAATGGCACAGGAGAAGGGTTTGATCTCCCTGGAAGACGATTAGGGGGCCTTTTCCCACAGCCATCTATGTCATCTCTACGCCAAACTGCAGCTGCTGCTGCTGAAAATAGAGCACATCTTAAGTCGTTGCTACCATCTGGGCCTAGACGTCTGGGTGGTGACCGTTCTATCAAGTCTGCACTTACTCCAATTCAAGCTGCAGCAATGGCTGCAGAAAGGAGATTACAGGATAATATTTGGTGTGGCTCTGAATCATGTGACTTATCTGACATAGATGAAAAATCTGATTCATTGCCTGTGCCTTTGCCACCACGGCATACTTCTGATAGACCCGAGACTCCTAATGGGTTTGATGCACTGTCTTCTATGGTAACATCTCGTAAAAGAAGTCGAGAATCGAATTCTATATCATCCTCAAGGTCCTTGCATGGCACTAAGCCCCTGCCTAACCACGACAAAGAAATTGCTCGCAAAGTTGGTCAGGCAGAAGGGACTTCTCATACTGTGCCATCAAGAGGTTATCCAGAGTCCTTTGTTGATTCAAGTGGAAATGCTTCTACTTCTACATCCATGCATGTCCATGATGACTTACACGGTCCCAAGGAATCAATGATGTGGGAGTGTTTAATGTGCACATTGTTGAACCCA CCATTGGCTCCTGTATGTAAGCTTTGCCAAAACCAAAAGCCCAAAGATGTGGATGACAGAAATAGAATGTGGTCATGCAAGCTCTGTACGCTGGATAACAGTCTGAAGTCGGATCACTGCACAGCCTGTGGAGAGTGGAGATATTCTCATGGCCCTCCTATTGCAACACCAACACCCAATCTTGGCACCTGA
- the LOC104088617 gene encoding heavy metal-associated isoprenylated plant protein 47-like, producing MLQKIVIRVKHKCQKCQSKSLMIAAMSTGVNSVALQGEKKDEVVIIGEQVDAAGITTLLRKKVGHASLVLVDEIK from the exons ATGCTG CAAAAGATTGTCATAAGAGTGAAGCATAAGTGCCAGAAATGTCAATCAAAATCCTTGATGATTGCTGCTATGTCAACTG GAGTCAACTCGGTGGCATTACAAGGGGAGAAGAAAGATGAAGTGGTGATAATAGGAGAACAAGTAGATGCTGCTGGTATAACCACCTTGTTGAGGAAGAAGGTCGGCCACGCCAGCTTGGTGCTTGTTGATGAAATCAAGTGA